A section of the Perognathus longimembris pacificus isolate PPM17 chromosome 7, ASM2315922v1, whole genome shotgun sequence genome encodes:
- the LOC125355680 gene encoding dynein light chain Tctex-type 4-like: MSVLSTPSYLYSTCVELTGFGKGGDRGGTKAAAWQGVPKLPTGQSALGAWAPVSAQLSPEDPFSNVREELVYESHLPEMMSQKASQNKDKISQEFPDKSVTFTASSSWANGKKVAGHAGQGSSTPSPGSAWRRGVSRAPGSSEAGAAKVSLRGLLAARRLTRELKSRTSSKTKAQPPVSHGCPVSIIQEQVPLWSARPEVKFPCAQAEELMQAHLPSKLASVAYHPALCAHLATVLSVEIRDLVKAVTPPRYKIVCSVSIGSKGQADVVVSSQSLWDPHTDCCATSCYVNPTLFCVALVHAIYLE; encoded by the exons ATGTCTGTGCTGAGCACGCCTTCCTATCTGTATTCCACCTGTGTGGAGCTCACAGGCTTCGGAAA GGGAGGTGATCGGGGAGGAACAAAGGCTGCCGCCTGGCAGGGTGTACCTAAGCTGCCCACAGGACAGTCAGCTCTGGGTGCCTGGGCTCCTGTCAGTGCCCAGCTGAGCCCTGAGGACCCATTCTCCAACGTCCGTGAG GAGCTGGTGTATGAAAGCCACCTGCCAGAAATGATGTCCCAGAAGGCCAGTCAGAACAAGGACAAGATTTCCCAGGAGTTTCCAGACAAGAGCGTGACCTTCACAGCCTCTAGCTCCTGGGCCAATGGGAAGAAA GTGGCTGGGCATGCTGGCCAAGGGAGCAGCACTCCTTCACCAGGTTCTGCATGGAGAAGGGGCGTCAGCCGTGCTCCTGGAAGTTCAGAGGCAGGAGCTGCCAAGGTCAGCCTCCGCGGCCTCCTGGCTGCACGCAGGCTGACGCGGGAACTCAAG AGTCGGACATCTTCGAAAACAAAGGCGCAGCCCCCAGTGAGCCATGGCTGTCCTGTCAGCATCATCCAGGAGCAG GTTCCCCTGTGGTCAGCCAGGCCCGAGGTGAAATTCCCCTGTGCCCAGGCAGAGGAGCTGATGCAGGCACACCTGCCCTCCAAGCTGGCCAGCGTGGCCTACCATCCTGCTCTATGTGCCCACTTGGCCACTGTTCTGAGTGTGGAGATCCGGGACCTGGTAAAGGCTGTCACTCCGCCCCGTTACAAGATCGTGTGCTCTGTCAGCATTGGGAGCAAGGGGCAGGCGGATGTGGTGGTCTCCAGCCAAAGCCTGTGGGACCCGCACACAGATTGCTGTGCCACCTCCTGTTACGTGAACCCCACCCTCTTCTGTGTGGCATTGGTACACGCCATCTATTTGGAGTGA